A DNA window from Luteolibacter luteus contains the following coding sequences:
- a CDS encoding PQQ-dependent sugar dehydrogenase has product MRSTRFLRMAAPALFLISGLASNAHAQAYGLSARPDVDAYYDGTFPPQEPVVASDWSTVLAFPNLTFLNPVGLTAIPGTNKLIVWEREGKIWVFDNTPATSTKTLVVDMSPNTQGWDDSGMLGVAVHPDFANNRQIFLWYNWRGGVTGGTGDNGPVLGDADNRPPTGTPTRNRLSRFTLDSNFQAAKANEHVVIDQKDTSVWHNGGGMFFHPQNGFLYITNGDDTNTDNSQRVDRSLFSCVIRVDVDQRGGTISHAPTLRPQNEVSPNWPRYFIPNDNPFVGQANALEEIYATGLRSPHRMSIDPVTNRIFIGDVGASSREEISVIEPNDPAGLNFQWSRIEGLGGNLTPPYVGTSKSPIIDYPHGTDDGSCVVGGYVYRGTQFPELIGKYIFGDNMSGRIWYLDESTVPATKKLLATLPDGPGPNSGNDYRGLGSFGLDASGELYICRLSSTEGRIYKLQRGGAAPGTPLPPTLSATGFFSNLATLTPSDRLLPYDINAPFWSDNAVKKRFAAVPNGSNVGFQATGDWTFPEGSVFVKHFDLPVNDVDPNAKRRLETRFIVKKQDGSVYGATYKWRPDQSDADLLDGSLTENIPITTASLGTFTGEDIGSPALSGSTARDGNMVTITAGGTDIWGNTDQFHFAHQLRNGDFDISVRVESVVQADLYTKTGLMVRESLAANARHIMALVFPSNAARNNNDGGYEFQYRASTGGNATALYPPQPQPRVNYPETWLRMKREGDTFIAYSGSDGFTWTEYARTTMVLPAEIHFGMAVTAHTASPRTTAKFQIETRRQPWFYPSRQNCVTCHNTQAGGVLGLSTRQLNRDLLFPSSGVTDNQLRAWNHVGLFDNGPAEANIPALEKLAHHTNVSASLEDRARSYLDANCSYCHRPGGVHAFWDGRYETPFVDQNIYYGTVGDDLGIPDARVVVPQDLEKSILYHRVSITGEHQMPPIARNMVDHAGVDVLRQWIQSLEAEAVEGPDTLVAVAVSHSQVDLTWQDHSDNEAGFAVERSIDGLNFEIHAIAEANVTSFSDTSAEPFSTNYYRIRSFGKYVYSTPSNVASAVTDIGPPSPEIRLLGNGRIILKGDTTPTYEDGTDFRVVMPPATATRTFTIENIGNSPLLLNGAPRIAITGPHSTSFAVLGQPAASLPGPGNFNFQIRFSPQGTGTKNATVTISSNDPDEGSFTFAITGSGVAQDLVGWWKFDETTGTSAADATGSGRTGNLNAPPPLWNSEGHFGGALRFTGESGQGVVVGNHASLNLTDAITISAWAKALDWDGNRRIVQKGNTDNQYRLLAEGGKLVWHLANVGRLEATLPETNQWFHIAATYEGTMMRLYVNGSEVLSQEAGGEIGTSNNALNIGTKTTNAPEGDHFHGDLDDVRIYARALAADEIALLAAQAGEVNITVADGVAQKGTTNTAAFTITRSGATDSAVQVGLITTSGAGYGIPGADFSLSPAQTGFAIPAGQSSATLLVNPLDRSLVTGPLTAQITMAESTGYILGSNSSAQAQVLDSPLNQWKASSFGSIAAAQEADADDAADGDADGLSVLMEAALGGSPATGDSSLLPTAKTEIIEGQSYLTLTYKRPRPVLGGISLVHRTNFDLASGIWAPAVELPGYPVNNGDGTETVKVRSAEPISSNPRQFIRLEVTRP; this is encoded by the coding sequence ATGAGATCCACCCGGTTTCTTCGGATGGCCGCACCGGCCTTGTTTCTGATTTCGGGACTCGCTTCGAACGCCCATGCCCAAGCCTACGGCTTGTCCGCCAGGCCGGACGTGGATGCCTACTATGACGGGACCTTCCCTCCGCAGGAGCCCGTGGTCGCATCGGACTGGTCCACGGTGCTCGCGTTCCCGAATCTCACCTTCCTTAACCCCGTCGGCCTGACCGCCATCCCCGGAACCAACAAGCTCATCGTCTGGGAACGCGAGGGGAAGATCTGGGTCTTTGACAATACCCCGGCAACAAGCACCAAGACCCTGGTCGTCGACATGTCTCCAAACACCCAAGGCTGGGATGACTCCGGTATGCTCGGCGTGGCGGTGCACCCGGACTTCGCAAACAACCGGCAGATCTTTCTTTGGTACAATTGGCGCGGAGGTGTCACGGGCGGCACCGGCGACAATGGTCCGGTGCTGGGAGACGCCGACAATCGCCCGCCAACTGGCACCCCCACACGCAACCGGCTTTCCCGCTTCACGCTCGACAGCAATTTCCAAGCAGCCAAGGCGAACGAGCATGTGGTCATCGACCAGAAGGATACTTCCGTCTGGCACAACGGCGGCGGGATGTTCTTCCACCCGCAGAACGGCTTCCTCTACATCACCAACGGGGATGACACCAATACCGATAACTCCCAGCGCGTCGATCGCTCGCTATTCTCCTGCGTGATCCGCGTCGATGTCGATCAGCGCGGCGGAACGATCAGCCATGCGCCTACGCTGCGACCGCAAAACGAAGTCTCCCCGAATTGGCCGCGCTATTTCATCCCGAATGACAATCCCTTCGTGGGCCAGGCAAACGCCCTCGAAGAAATCTACGCGACCGGCCTGCGGAGCCCGCACCGCATGAGCATCGATCCGGTGACGAACCGCATCTTCATCGGCGATGTCGGCGCGTCCTCGCGCGAGGAGATCAGTGTGATCGAGCCGAATGATCCCGCCGGCCTGAATTTCCAGTGGAGCCGGATTGAAGGCCTCGGAGGGAATCTCACGCCGCCGTATGTCGGCACAAGCAAGAGTCCGATCATCGACTACCCGCACGGCACCGATGACGGCAGTTGCGTGGTCGGCGGCTATGTCTATCGCGGCACGCAATTTCCGGAATTGATCGGCAAATACATCTTCGGGGACAACATGAGCGGCCGGATCTGGTACTTGGATGAATCCACGGTGCCAGCCACCAAGAAATTGCTCGCCACATTACCCGATGGGCCTGGCCCGAATTCCGGAAACGACTACCGGGGCCTCGGCTCCTTCGGGCTGGATGCCAGCGGTGAACTCTACATCTGCCGCCTGAGCAGTACGGAAGGGCGTATCTATAAGCTGCAGCGCGGCGGAGCGGCACCGGGCACGCCCTTGCCCCCGACTCTCAGCGCTACGGGATTTTTCAGTAACCTCGCCACCCTCACGCCGAGCGATCGCCTGCTTCCCTATGATATCAATGCGCCCTTCTGGTCCGACAACGCGGTAAAGAAGCGTTTCGCTGCAGTTCCGAACGGCAGCAATGTGGGCTTCCAGGCAACGGGCGATTGGACCTTTCCCGAGGGCAGCGTTTTCGTGAAGCACTTCGACTTGCCGGTGAATGACGTGGATCCGAATGCGAAACGCCGCCTCGAAACGCGCTTCATCGTGAAGAAGCAGGACGGTTCGGTCTATGGAGCCACCTACAAATGGCGCCCGGATCAAAGCGACGCCGATCTTCTGGATGGTTCCCTTACGGAGAACATCCCGATCACGACCGCTTCGCTCGGGACCTTCACCGGCGAGGACATCGGCAGCCCCGCCCTCAGCGGATCAACCGCTCGCGATGGCAACATGGTCACCATTACCGCAGGTGGTACCGATATCTGGGGCAACACCGACCAATTCCACTTCGCCCATCAATTGCGCAATGGCGACTTCGACATCTCTGTGCGCGTGGAGTCGGTCGTTCAGGCGGACCTTTACACGAAGACCGGCCTCATGGTCCGGGAATCCCTGGCAGCAAACGCACGGCACATCATGGCGCTCGTCTTCCCCAGCAATGCGGCGCGCAACAACAACGACGGCGGCTACGAATTCCAATACCGTGCCAGCACTGGCGGCAACGCGACTGCTCTCTATCCACCGCAGCCACAGCCGCGCGTAAACTACCCGGAGACTTGGCTGCGGATGAAGCGGGAGGGAGACACCTTCATCGCCTACTCCGGCTCGGATGGCTTCACGTGGACCGAGTACGCCCGGACCACGATGGTGCTGCCCGCGGAAATCCACTTCGGCATGGCGGTCACGGCACACACCGCATCCCCGCGCACTACCGCAAAGTTCCAGATCGAGACACGCCGCCAACCCTGGTTCTACCCGAGCCGCCAGAACTGCGTCACCTGCCACAACACGCAAGCAGGCGGGGTGCTCGGCCTGAGCACGCGTCAACTCAACAGGGACCTCCTCTTTCCATCCAGCGGCGTGACCGACAACCAGCTCCGCGCTTGGAATCATGTCGGCCTTTTCGATAATGGTCCCGCGGAAGCGAACATCCCCGCCCTGGAGAAACTGGCCCATCACACCAACGTCTCCGCCTCGCTGGAAGATCGAGCGCGCTCCTATCTGGATGCGAACTGCTCTTACTGCCACCGCCCTGGTGGCGTGCATGCCTTCTGGGACGGCCGCTACGAGACGCCCTTCGTGGATCAGAATATTTACTACGGCACCGTGGGCGATGACCTCGGCATTCCGGATGCGCGCGTGGTAGTACCGCAAGACTTGGAGAAATCCATCCTCTATCACCGTGTCAGCATCACCGGAGAACACCAGATGCCCCCGATTGCGAGGAACATGGTCGATCACGCAGGTGTCGACGTCCTGCGGCAATGGATCCAATCGCTCGAAGCGGAAGCAGTCGAAGGCCCGGATACCTTGGTCGCAGTTGCCGTGTCCCATTCACAGGTCGACCTCACTTGGCAGGATCACTCCGACAATGAAGCGGGCTTTGCGGTGGAGCGTTCGATCGATGGACTGAATTTCGAGATCCACGCCATCGCCGAGGCAAACGTGACCAGCTTTAGCGACACCAGCGCCGAGCCCTTCTCGACGAACTACTATAGGATCCGCTCGTTCGGGAAGTACGTCTATTCCACGCCGTCCAATGTGGCCTCCGCGGTCACGGACATCGGTCCGCCCTCCCCGGAAATTCGCCTGCTTGGAAACGGCCGCATCATCCTGAAAGGCGACACTACCCCCACCTACGAAGACGGCACCGACTTCCGCGTCGTCATGCCACCTGCCACTGCCACCCGCACGTTCACGATCGAAAACATCGGCAACTCCCCGCTCCTTCTGAACGGCGCCCCGCGCATCGCCATCACCGGCCCCCATTCGACTTCCTTCGCGGTCCTGGGTCAGCCCGCGGCCAGCCTCCCAGGCCCCGGCAATTTCAATTTCCAGATTCGTTTCAGCCCGCAAGGGACGGGTACCAAAAACGCGACCGTGACGATCAGCTCGAATGACCCGGACGAAGGTAGCTTCACCTTCGCGATCACTGGCAGCGGAGTCGCACAGGATCTCGTCGGATGGTGGAAATTCGACGAGACCACGGGCACCTCGGCCGCCGACGCCACCGGATCGGGGCGCACCGGCAATCTCAATGCACCGCCACCCCTCTGGAATTCCGAAGGACACTTCGGCGGAGCTCTACGCTTCACCGGCGAATCCGGCCAAGGCGTCGTCGTGGGAAACCATGCTTCTCTCAATCTCACCGACGCGATCACCATCAGCGCTTGGGCAAAGGCACTCGATTGGGACGGCAACCGGCGCATCGTTCAGAAAGGCAATACCGATAATCAGTACCGGCTCCTCGCGGAGGGAGGGAAGCTGGTCTGGCATCTTGCCAATGTCGGACGCCTTGAAGCCACTTTGCCGGAGACAAACCAATGGTTCCACATCGCCGCAACTTATGAGGGGACCATGATGCGCCTCTACGTGAATGGCAGCGAGGTACTCAGCCAGGAAGCCGGCGGTGAAATCGGCACCTCTAACAACGCGCTGAACATCGGCACCAAGACGACCAACGCTCCCGAGGGCGATCATTTCCATGGGGACCTCGACGACGTGCGCATCTACGCCCGCGCGCTGGCGGCGGATGAAATCGCCCTTCTCGCCGCCCAAGCGGGCGAGGTGAATATCACCGTGGCCGATGGCGTCGCGCAGAAAGGCACCACGAACACGGCGGCCTTCACCATCACCCGCAGCGGCGCGACCGATAGCGCCGTCCAAGTGGGGCTGATCACGACCAGTGGTGCCGGCTACGGCATCCCGGGGGCGGATTTTTCGCTCAGCCCTGCGCAGACTGGCTTCGCGATTCCCGCCGGTCAGAGCTCCGCAACCCTTTTAGTCAATCCCTTGGATCGCAGCTTGGTCACCGGCCCGCTGACGGCGCAGATCACGATGGCGGAATCGACCGGCTACATTTTGGGCAGCAACAGCAGCGCTCAAGCGCAGGTGCTGGATTCTCCGCTCAACCAGTGGAAAGCCTCAAGCTTCGGCAGCATCGCCGCCGCCCAAGAAGCCGACGCTGACGATGCTGCCGACGGAGATGCGGACGGGCTGAGCGTGCTAATGGAAGCAGCACTTGGGGGAAGTCCGGCCACTGGAGATTCCTCCCTCCTTCCGACAGCGAAGACCGAAATCATCGAGGGACAGAGCTACCTCACGCTCACGTACAAAAGGCCTCGTCCGGTACTGGGCGGAATCTCCTTGGTGCACCGCACCAACTTCGATCTAGCCTCCGGAATCTGGGCACCCGCGGTCGAACTCCCCGGCTATCCGGTCAATAACGGGGATGGCACGGAGACCGTCAAAGTCCGTAGCGCGGAGCCGATCAGCAGCAATCCGCGGCAGTTCATCCGCCTCGAGGTGACACGCCCCTAG
- a CDS encoding DUF1552 domain-containing protein — protein sequence MANIQSQKWLMPRRAFLRGTGATLALPFLDAMRPLMAAGSPGSIPIRIALLYMPNGVRADRWTPDGKGKGFKLSPILSPLEKHREDLLILTGLQNKASFTGDGHYVKTGGWLTGTTITKTTGSDIAAGGVSMDQIAAQQIGRDTKLPSLELGTEPVATGIDTNVNYTRLYASHISWKTSTVPLPCEINPRVAFDRLFRSRSKDGEKQAADDKSVLDLVSTDAKRLQSKLGQADKHKLEQYLESIREVERRIEAEAAMLGAGENLPPELLKQLDVLDKRISKAMGKASREEELNSRPRFDHSEHCQIMMDLMVLAFWSDSTRVSSFMFGNDVTGRNFSFLEGVNGGHHDLSHHSNDGSKLDQYEKINHWHVQQYGYMLDRMKEIKEGDGTLLEHSMVTFGSPIRDGNSHDPKNVPVVIAGGSKAGLKTGTHEVYEEGTPLCSLWLGMLDKAGVKAKELGDATTPLKGIG from the coding sequence ATGGCTAACATCCAATCCCAGAAGTGGCTCATGCCGCGCCGCGCCTTCCTCCGTGGAACCGGTGCCACGCTTGCCTTGCCTTTCCTTGATGCGATGCGGCCATTGATGGCGGCAGGCTCACCGGGCTCGATCCCGATCCGCATCGCGCTGCTCTACATGCCGAATGGCGTGCGTGCCGACCGTTGGACACCGGATGGCAAGGGCAAGGGTTTCAAGCTCTCGCCGATCCTCTCCCCGCTTGAGAAACATCGCGAAGACCTGCTTATCCTCACCGGGCTGCAGAACAAGGCATCCTTCACCGGCGACGGACACTACGTGAAGACCGGCGGATGGCTAACCGGCACCACGATCACGAAGACCACGGGCTCCGACATCGCGGCAGGCGGCGTTTCCATGGACCAGATCGCAGCCCAGCAGATCGGGCGGGATACCAAGCTCCCCTCGCTCGAACTGGGTACCGAACCGGTGGCCACCGGCATCGATACCAATGTGAACTACACGCGCCTCTACGCGTCCCACATTTCCTGGAAGACATCGACCGTGCCCCTGCCCTGCGAGATCAATCCTCGTGTGGCCTTCGACCGCCTTTTCCGCAGCCGCTCGAAGGACGGGGAGAAGCAGGCAGCCGATGACAAGTCGGTGCTGGATCTGGTGAGCACCGATGCCAAGCGCCTGCAATCAAAGCTAGGCCAAGCCGACAAGCACAAGCTGGAGCAGTATCTGGAATCGATCCGCGAGGTGGAACGCCGCATCGAGGCGGAGGCCGCCATGCTCGGTGCCGGAGAGAACTTGCCGCCCGAGCTTCTCAAGCAGCTCGACGTGCTGGACAAGCGGATCTCCAAGGCGATGGGCAAGGCTAGCCGCGAGGAAGAACTGAACTCGCGTCCTCGTTTCGATCATTCCGAGCACTGCCAGATCATGATGGACCTGATGGTGCTCGCCTTCTGGTCGGACTCGACCCGTGTCTCGTCCTTCATGTTCGGCAACGACGTGACCGGCCGGAATTTCTCCTTCCTCGAAGGTGTGAACGGAGGACACCATGATCTTTCCCATCACAGCAACGACGGCAGCAAGCTCGACCAGTATGAGAAGATCAACCACTGGCACGTGCAGCAGTATGGCTACATGCTCGACCGGATGAAGGAGATCAAGGAGGGCGATGGCACCTTGCTCGAACACTCCATGGTGACTTTCGGCTCGCCGATCCGGGATGGCAATTCGCACGATCCAAAGAATGTCCCGGTCGTCATCGCCGGTGGCTCCAAGGCCGGGCTGAAAACCGGAACGCACGAGGTCTATGAGGAAGGCACGCCGCTCTGTTCTCTGTGGCTGGGCATGCTGGACAAGGCCGGAGTGAAGGCGAAGGAACTTGGAGACGCGACGACGCCTTTGAAGGGGATCGGGTAG
- a CDS encoding DUF1592 domain-containing protein: MSFRPAIPLFIASTLMVAADEFSEKATPLLAKYCYDCHGEKKQKGGIEVHHLDSTDAALRQHRFLENIAKQVADGDMPPDDEDVLPTDEERKLLVEEIRGVLKKLETGDFPRNPGRTTVRRLNRNEYNNTVRDLFGIDFQAGSDFPSDGAGGEGFDNVGDALFVQPSLMEKYLTASKKVIATLYDDPKKLERVMTAKPGDRTPPEKAARTTLLSHASLAFRRRVSDEDLAPLLEMFAKRLAAGESYEAALRTPLQALLVHPSFLFRVEEDQAGKGEWRVGDFELATRLSYFLWASMPDRRLLKLADEGKLSDPATLRAETMRMLTDKRAESLSRHFAGQWLGFEDLRENAEPDQQRFPTFTQSLRVAMYRESVEFFNNLIRENRPALELLNANYTFANAELAKHYGIEGISGSEMQRVTLNDPNRGGVIGQASILTATSMPLRTSPVKRGKWILDTLLGTPPPPPPPDAGVLPGDDKSTEGLSFREMLEVHRTKASCAGCHSKIDPLGFGLENFDAIGRWRTTDANGKPIDSKATLPGDISFSTPAELKKILLGSDELFLRNLARKMLAYSLGRPLEYYDEAVVADLVAKLRKDDLKMQTLILSIVESHPFQNRSANR; encoded by the coding sequence GTGTCGTTCCGCCCTGCCATTCCGCTTTTCATTGCCAGCACCTTGATGGTCGCTGCGGACGAGTTTTCGGAAAAGGCGACGCCCCTGCTCGCGAAATATTGCTACGACTGCCACGGCGAGAAGAAGCAGAAGGGGGGGATCGAGGTTCACCATCTGGACTCCACCGATGCGGCGCTCAGACAGCACCGCTTTCTGGAAAACATCGCCAAGCAGGTGGCGGATGGCGACATGCCGCCGGACGATGAGGATGTCCTCCCGACGGATGAAGAGCGCAAGCTGCTGGTGGAAGAGATCCGCGGCGTCTTGAAGAAGCTGGAGACCGGCGACTTCCCGCGCAACCCGGGCCGGACCACCGTGCGCCGCCTCAATCGCAACGAATACAACAACACCGTCCGCGATCTCTTCGGCATCGATTTCCAGGCAGGTAGCGATTTCCCCTCTGACGGGGCGGGCGGAGAGGGCTTCGACAACGTAGGCGATGCCCTCTTCGTCCAGCCATCGCTGATGGAGAAGTATCTCACCGCGTCGAAGAAGGTCATCGCCACGCTCTACGATGACCCGAAGAAGCTGGAGCGAGTGATGACCGCAAAGCCCGGTGACAGGACGCCGCCGGAGAAAGCAGCGCGCACCACTCTGCTCTCGCATGCTTCGCTGGCATTCCGCCGGCGGGTAAGCGACGAGGATCTGGCTCCTCTCCTGGAGATGTTCGCGAAGCGACTCGCCGCTGGAGAAAGCTACGAAGCCGCGCTTCGGACGCCTCTGCAGGCACTTCTCGTGCATCCTTCTTTCCTGTTCCGCGTGGAAGAGGATCAAGCGGGCAAGGGCGAATGGCGGGTGGGCGACTTCGAACTCGCGACAAGGCTTTCCTATTTCCTCTGGGCATCCATGCCGGACCGGCGGCTACTGAAGCTGGCGGATGAGGGCAAGCTTTCCGATCCGGCCACCCTGCGTGCGGAAACGATGCGCATGCTCACCGACAAGCGCGCCGAGAGCCTTTCCCGTCACTTCGCGGGACAGTGGCTCGGCTTCGAGGATCTGCGCGAAAATGCCGAGCCGGACCAACAGCGCTTCCCCACTTTCACGCAGAGCCTCCGGGTCGCGATGTACCGGGAGTCGGTGGAGTTCTTTAATAACCTCATCCGGGAGAACCGGCCCGCCCTCGAACTGCTGAATGCGAACTACACTTTCGCGAACGCGGAACTGGCAAAGCACTACGGGATCGAAGGGATCAGCGGCAGCGAGATGCAGCGGGTGACGCTCAACGATCCAAATCGCGGTGGAGTGATCGGCCAGGCATCCATTCTCACCGCCACCTCGATGCCGCTGCGCACGAGCCCGGTAAAGCGCGGCAAGTGGATCCTGGATACCCTTCTCGGCACCCCGCCACCACCTCCCCCGCCCGATGCAGGCGTGCTGCCCGGTGATGACAAATCGACCGAGGGCCTTTCTTTCCGGGAAATGCTGGAGGTCCACCGCACGAAGGCTTCTTGCGCCGGTTGTCACTCGAAGATCGACCCCTTGGGCTTCGGCCTGGAGAATTTCGATGCCATCGGCCGCTGGCGGACCACGGATGCGAATGGCAAGCCGATCGATTCGAAAGCCACGCTCCCCGGCGACATCAGCTTCTCCACGCCTGCCGAACTGAAGAAAATCCTGCTGGGCTCGGATGAACTTTTCCTGCGGAACCTCGCCCGGAAAATGCTCGCCTACTCCTTGGGTCGCCCGCTGGAATATTACGATGAGGCGGTGGTCGCCGATCTCGTCGCAAAGCTTCGCAAGGATGACCTGAAGATGCAGACGCTCATCCTTTCCATCGTCGAGAGCCACCCTTTCCAGAACCGCAGTGCCAATCGTTAA
- a CDS encoding NPCBM/NEW2 domain-containing protein: MKWIFPIFFVAGGMLAPLAAQDSFASVQKSFDAQHQEIDAAYRADLVKLKEQLVVALGKSRENVKKTGDLDAVKILDAELVRWKEEGDLPLVEPELPEIAKLYQVYRTAQVGRLLKKQRAVVAWFQAYDIRLSALEKQLVATDKIEDAEAVRSERDSRRESMELAEAREAVKAADTGEAAVVKQAPRNLKNAWQDLKKRDWKSAEGGKYFKQYFGRWQKVITLDGKELEDRRFLYAHAPSRYEYEFPKPVTGFRAVVLIPKEAPGGASAIFSILSDEGEVFRSKEISASNPKEEIEISFKPSKKLVLVVDENGDDESDWTFWVDPQYQ; the protein is encoded by the coding sequence ATGAAATGGATCTTTCCTATCTTCTTCGTCGCCGGTGGGATGCTGGCTCCGCTGGCCGCGCAGGACAGCTTTGCAAGCGTCCAGAAGTCCTTTGACGCGCAGCATCAGGAGATCGACGCGGCGTATCGCGCGGATCTGGTGAAGCTGAAAGAGCAGCTTGTCGTCGCGTTGGGAAAAAGCCGGGAGAATGTGAAGAAAACCGGCGACTTGGATGCGGTGAAGATCCTCGATGCCGAACTCGTGCGCTGGAAAGAAGAAGGGGACCTTCCTTTGGTGGAGCCGGAGCTTCCGGAGATCGCGAAGCTTTACCAGGTTTACCGGACCGCGCAGGTGGGACGCTTGCTCAAGAAGCAGCGTGCCGTCGTGGCGTGGTTCCAAGCCTACGACATCCGGCTCTCCGCACTCGAGAAGCAGTTGGTAGCGACGGACAAGATCGAGGACGCGGAAGCAGTGCGCTCGGAGCGTGATTCCCGCAGGGAAAGCATGGAACTAGCCGAGGCTCGGGAGGCGGTGAAAGCGGCTGACACGGGTGAGGCCGCAGTCGTCAAACAAGCGCCCCGTAATCTGAAGAATGCTTGGCAGGATCTGAAAAAGCGGGATTGGAAATCGGCCGAGGGCGGCAAGTATTTCAAGCAATACTTTGGGAGATGGCAGAAAGTCATTACCTTGGATGGCAAGGAACTCGAAGATCGCCGGTTTCTCTATGCCCATGCACCGAGCCGGTACGAGTATGAATTCCCGAAACCGGTGACCGGTTTCCGTGCGGTGGTGCTTATTCCCAAGGAGGCTCCCGGTGGCGCCAGTGCCATCTTTTCAATTTTGTCCGACGAAGGTGAGGTCTTCCGGAGCAAGGAGATCAGTGCATCCAATCCGAAGGAGGAGATCGAGATCTCCTTCAAGCCGAGCAAGAAGCTCGTTCTGGTTGTGGATGAGAACGGGGACGACGAGTCGGATTGGACCTTCTGGGTCGATCCGCAGTATCAGTGA
- the galK gene encoding galactokinase: protein MSLDLATSLADLAADAAAGLKDHFGVDATVTAAAPGRVNLIGEHIDYCDGFVMPFAIDRYIVIAAALNGTENARVATALGGEPAILPLNIKQEVSSPKWANYLRGVFQGFQDRGHHLPGFDAYIISSVPGGAGLSSSAALECCVATLLEGLVDTVLDTKEKALLCQKAEHDFAGVPCGIMDQFASAFGKANRLILIDCQSGEPELVPFENPDLTVIISNTMVHHELSDGGYAARRKNTEDGLAILGKKSWRDVLIGEVEESWDRLGEPVNRRSRHVVGEIARTIAAAEALAKNDYEALGPLMAASHDSLRDDFEVSCKELDIMVEIARAIGRNGGVIGARMTGGGFGGSTVTLCESRKAPEIAATLAEKYKEATGITPQIFASRPSIGAHLV from the coding sequence ATGTCACTCGATCTCGCCACTTCCCTTGCCGACCTTGCCGCCGATGCTGCCGCCGGCCTCAAAGACCATTTCGGTGTCGATGCCACCGTCACTGCAGCCGCGCCCGGCCGAGTCAATCTGATTGGCGAGCATATCGACTACTGCGATGGCTTCGTGATGCCCTTTGCGATCGATCGCTACATCGTGATCGCCGCAGCGCTGAACGGAACGGAAAACGCCCGGGTCGCCACCGCGCTCGGAGGGGAACCGGCGATCCTGCCGCTGAACATCAAACAGGAAGTTTCTTCCCCGAAATGGGCGAACTATCTGCGCGGCGTCTTCCAAGGATTCCAGGATCGCGGCCATCATCTTCCCGGTTTCGACGCCTACATCATTTCCTCCGTCCCCGGCGGTGCAGGCCTCTCCTCTTCTGCGGCGCTGGAGTGCTGCGTGGCCACCTTGCTTGAAGGCCTGGTGGACACAGTGCTCGACACCAAGGAAAAGGCGCTGCTCTGCCAGAAGGCGGAGCATGACTTCGCCGGCGTACCCTGCGGTATCATGGATCAGTTCGCCTCCGCTTTCGGCAAGGCGAACCGCCTGATCCTGATCGATTGCCAGAGCGGCGAGCCCGAGTTGGTGCCCTTCGAAAATCCGGACCTCACGGTCATCATCTCGAACACGATGGTGCACCACGAACTTTCCGACGGCGGCTATGCAGCCCGCCGCAAGAACACCGAAGACGGCCTCGCCATCCTGGGCAAGAAGTCCTGGCGCGATGTATTGATCGGCGAGGTGGAAGAATCATGGGATCGCTTGGGCGAACCTGTGAACCGCCGCTCCCGCCACGTGGTCGGTGAAATCGCCCGCACGATCGCGGCGGCGGAAGCTCTCGCGAAGAACGACTACGAAGCCCTGGGACCGCTCATGGCTGCGAGCCACGATTCCCTGCGGGACGACTTCGAGGTCTCCTGCAAGGAACTCGACATCATGGTCGAGATCGCGCGTGCGATCGGCCGCAATGGGGGCGTGATCGGTGCCCGCATGACCGGCGGCGGCTTCGGTGGCTCGACCGTGACGCTTTGCGAATCCCGCAAGGCCCCTGAGATTGCGGCGACACTTGCAGAGAAATACAAGGAAGCCACCGGCATCACGCCGCAGATCTTCGCGTCCCGACCCTCGATCGGCGCGCACTTGGTGTGA